From Rhodamnia argentea isolate NSW1041297 chromosome 10, ASM2092103v1, whole genome shotgun sequence, a single genomic window includes:
- the LOC115750582 gene encoding UDP-glycosyltransferase 82A1: MKPWPRRPKVILVPYPAQGHVTPMLKLASILHSHGFDPVLVTPESIHRRISHHAVDRATAEAIAFVPIPDGSGADDDGKPRDFFSVERAMEDVMPVHLERLVGELDVVDGGVALMVVDLLASFAIEVGNKCGVPTAGLWTAMLATYKLVTAIPELVRAGHISDCGIPQKESQVRQNPSLTTQDLPWLIGPVSARKARFRFWTRTLHRSASLRWLLINSFPEEEDEAKIQCSRDYPTIVPIGPLACPSPLTKNPSFWEEDATCLAWLKIQKPNSVIYVSFGSWVSPIGCDKVASLALSLESTCRPFLWVLGPSWRDGLPRGFLERVRSRGRVVPWAPQVEVLRDRAVGCYLTHCGWNSTAEAVQCGRRMLCWPVAGDQFVNCKYIVEAWRVGMRLEGFGEREVEDGVKRVMEDGEMGLRLEELKERMMSAKTNSRAAANMAGFVEDLKRMTEDNSP; this comes from the exons atgaagccCTGGCCAAGGCGGCCAAAGGTGATATTAGTCCCCTATCCAGCACAAGGCCATGTCACTCCCATGCTCAAGCTAGCCTCAATCCTCCACTCTCACGGCTTCGACCCGGTGCTCGTCACCCCAGAATCCATCCACCGCCGGATCTCTCATCATGCAGTCGATCGGGCGACGGCGGAGGCGATCGCCTTTGTGCCAATCCCCGATGGCTCGGGTGCCGACGACGACGGCAAGCCCCGCGACTTCTTCTCGGTCGAGAGGGCCATGGAGGATGTCATGCCGGTCCACCTCGAGCGGCTCGTGGGCGAGCTCGACGTGGTGGATGGTGGCGTGGCACTAATGGTAGTCGACCTGCTGGCCTCGTTCGCGATCGAGGTGGGGAACAAGTGCGGTGTCCCAACCGCAGGGCTCTGGACGGCCATGCTCGCGACCTACAAGCTGGTCACGGCCATCCCGGAACTGGTCCGAGCAGGTCACATTTCCGATTGCG GAATACCCCAGAAAGAAAGCCAAGTACGTCAAAACCCCTCGTTGACCACCCAAGACCTGCCATGGCTGATCGGGCCTGTCAGCGCCCGGAAAGCAAGATTCCGGTTCTGGACCCGAACTCTACACCGGTCGGCGTCTCTCCGGTGGCTCCTCATCAACTCGTTCCCcgaggaggaagacgaagctAAGATCCAGTGCTCCCGAGACTACCCGACCATCGTCCCCATCGGACCGTTAGCCTGCCCGTCCCCCTTGACCAAGAACCCTAGCTTCTGGGAAGAAGACGCCACCTGCCTGGCCTGGTTGAAGATTCAAAAACCCAACTCGGTGATCTACGTCTCGTTCGGCAGTTGGGTCAGTCCCATCGGATGCGACAAAGTCGCCAGCCTCGCCCTCTCACTCGAGTCCACGTGCCGGCCCTTCCTGTGGGTGCTCGGGCCGTCGTGGCGCGATGGCTTGCCGCGTGGCTTCCTGGAGAGGGTCCGCAGCCGGGGCAGGGTCGTGCCGTGGGCCCCGCAGGTGGAGGTCCTGCGGGACCGCGCGGTCGGGTGCTACTTGACGCATTGCGGGTGGAACTCGACGGCGGAGGCGGTGCAGTGCGGGCGGCGGATGCTGTGCTGGCCTGTGGCGGGGGACCAGTTTGTGAACTGCAAGTACATCGTCGAGGCGTGGCGGGTCGGGATGAGGCTGGAAGGGTTCGGGGAGAGGGAGGTCGAGGACGGGGTGAAACGGGTCATGGAGGACGGCGAGATGGGGCTGAGGTTGGAGGAGCTGAAGGAGAGGATGATGTCGGCAAAGACGAACTCGAGAGCGGCGGCGAATATGGCCGGCTTTGTCGAAGATCTCAAGAGAATGACGGAGGATAATTCTCCGTAG
- the LOC115731471 gene encoding protein CYSTEINE-RICH TRANSMEMBRANE MODULE 3 isoform X15 yields MSQYNNQNQIPVAYPPPVSATAYVAPPPVGYPTRDGQQPAQNAVPIETKTKGDGFWKGCCAALCCCCVLDACF; encoded by the exons ATGAGCCAGTACAACAACCAGAACCAAATCCCAG TGGCCTACCCACCACCGGTGTCGGCAACGGCGTACGTGGCGCCTCCACCGGTCGGCTATCCCACAAGGGACGGCCAACAGCCGGCGCAGAATGCCGTCCCTATCGAGACCAAGACCAAGGGAGACGGCTTCTGGAAGGGCTG ctgtGCCGCGCTGTGCTGTTGTTGCGTCCTGGATGCTTGCTTCTAG
- the LOC115731471 gene encoding protein CYSTEINE-RICH TRANSMEMBRANE MODULE 3 isoform X9, with amino-acid sequence MSQYNNQNQIPVCVVAYPPPVSATAYVAPPPVGYPTRDGQQPAQNAVPIETKTKGDGFWKGCCAALCCCCVLDACF; translated from the exons ATGAGCCAGTACAACAACCAGAACCAAATCCCAG TTTGTGTAGTGGCCTACCCACCACCGGTGTCGGCAACGGCGTACGTGGCGCCTCCACCGGTCGGCTATCCCACAAGGGACGGCCAACAGCCGGCGCAGAATGCCGTCCCTATCGAGACCAAGACCAAGGGAGACGGCTTCTGGAAGGGCTG ctgtGCCGCGCTGTGCTGTTGTTGCGTCCTGGATGCTTGCTTCTAG